From the genome of Nicotiana tabacum cultivar K326 chromosome 17, ASM71507v2, whole genome shotgun sequence:
AGCTGTACCACATTTTGGTCCCCATATCTTGTCACTGAAACGTATGTGACTCAAGCTTCCAAAACACTCATTTGCTCCAATAATCAAAGAGGAAAAAATGAATGGTCGGGATCTTTCTAGTTAGGGGTGTGCAAACAAaaccgataattcgagtcaaatcgaAAAAAATCCGATatggtttggtattggaaaataaaacccgaccttgaatggtaaataaattttaaaacccataaatgtagtaactcaaacaaagttcaaatcaatactaatgctaacaaaagaaattcaattcaatactaggaatgacgatagtgttggataattatttttgttttatattggtttataatgaaaattatgcataacttagtttatctttttcttaagtgcttagttatgtaattaatattagtacttattagctgtacttattttagcatgacctatatagtatttttagattatgttaatttttattatggcttattattTAGCAATATTTGtcttatgtaattttattattttatctttgttattgaatattttagtataatgctatgacttatctcatattattgtgttagtttcttgaaaaatacattatatagttatattttactaggacttaagaaatatttggagcacaagatACATATattatgctatgaagactttaccggggaaaaacccgagaaaaaccgagattgaaaaatccgactttgttggtttggtttggtttataaatttaaaaacccgacactattggtttggtttgataattaaaaaatttgaaccaacccgacctatgtacacccctagctACAACTATTTCAGATTCCAACGTTCGAAATAAATAGTAGCGAGTGCTTTAGTAAAGTAATCCAACTATATGCAAAGTGcaaagattatccttttaaatgaTAATGGTAGTGCGAGTTTTacattttatcattttctttttccaTATAAGAGAATGAAATTTTATATCAAATCGGTCATATCAAGTCATGTCCTTAAGAGTAAAAAATACTTTTTGTCATATAAAATAAGACAGAATGAGTACTAATATATATGGCAATTAACAACATTGTATTGGTTGTGGAAAATAATAGAATTACTAAAGATCACACAGATGATTTCTAAAGATCGTGTCGAAGATGTTCGGGAAAGAAATGActttacaaaaaaaaactaacaaaTGAATTTAACCTGAATATGTTGCAGGCACAAAAGTACTACTAACCGAGCTACAACTTGTGTGTCTAATCATGTAATTTTAGTTCAAAATATAATTATGACAATCGAGAATAAAACATGAATTCTAATATTCTTGCATACATATTTAATCACTAATTTATCTGATGTAACGTGAGTTTGGCTTtatataagattttttttttgcgggaaaatttgactcaaaagatgGAGACAATTtgcaagttggaaaatttaagGTTAATCCAAATCCACCGACAGTTTGTGAACACCCAAACAACTATGTTAGTTCATAGTTGTAAGTTGTTACACGTTTTGGTGCCCTTTCCTCCCCCATAGCTCGTCACTGAAAAATACGTGTCTCAACTCTGAAACATCCAAAATGCCCATTGGCATTTGGCTCCAATGActtaaaacaagaagaaaaacataattatgattttgctaattgttagtttaatatcTATGCATTGACGGTatagaaaatatttatataatcagATAACTTAAAAAAGTAATATAAATAAATGCCTACAATAaacattaattagtaatttaatataaaaaaataacctattatcacaaattaaatgatattgTTAGTgtacaaaatctaaaaatattatacatgATCTGGTATAAGGTTTATTCCAAAAATCAGCCATGCCAGAAAAAACACCACTCAAAATTGACGCTGAAAAGAGCACGAATTTAAAGAACCCCACAAATGacaaaacaattaaaaaataaaaatctccaATTAGCTGCTAGGAGGTTTCCTCATGTCTGctccaaaagatgaaaaaactctttaacaaaatttaattaaaggcCAAGGGTCTTTTGACTGGGTATATGAATGGATGCCCAACGAAGACTTTTATATTTAAGAAAGAATTAGGAAGGCAAAGATTAAATAAATTCGAAATACATCTTTTTAGACTTAAAGACACTGATTTTAGGCTTCTTAAGGCACTAATTAATTTTAGAAAGTTAATTTCTGATTCTATTGTGAACTCCTTCTTGGCTACCGCAAGTTTCATTGACATGCACAACCCTTTTCTTTTTCCATGGTAAAGAGGTGGGTTTTATTTAATTAACTTGAAATACAACTTTTTCGAATCGAGTCAATAAATTAGCGTTCATTAGGCACTTAATCTTCAAAATTTTTGATGAGTTTGTAGACCTTTCTCGGCTACACAAGATTGACGTTGATATCCTCATTTTCCCATTGCAAAAGGTCCTTTTTGCATTCAAATAAATTACTGTAGAAAAAATGAAGGAGAAATTACACAGAAACAGTGATAAATTAACACAAGAGTTTCTCCCAAACTTTGCTAGAAGCAGTACTATGAATTGTTACTCTTTGCACAGgttgaaatatgatatgacacgtggtcatCTAAAAGAAAGACACGTGGAATCCTAGACGGGGATGGCCGAAAACCGAACGTAGCcattccgcttgtcaccggaagggataccgttcataaaggtgtattaaatgctctgcgctCGGTATcatttaataaggaatattctgcagcattaagagcgacgacccgttatagagaatttgacatttatattcaccgttacatcttcattaATGACCCTCATAATTTACATTAAAGGAgagcacgatcctaggaccttcttccctagacacaactataaatagtgagcctaGTTATCATTAATGTAAATGACATGAAATTTTCTAGCAAAACTTACCACcatattctatacaaagcttaatacaatcttactttttcactttttgatctcatcattgttgtgcTCGAAAACCTTGTTCCCGGAACTATTATCTCTGCTGTTTCAACTatattttaaggctaagtattgtatatttctttaattattgcattatttcaagatcaaattaGTCTACTTCTCTAGAAActatgtataaattcaactgtaccattttacgggtaaacactcTTCTGTTCTCCCTTAACTTCCCTCTTTTCTTAATTCTCACCAATAGTGGACATATGCATTATTCTATccaggggtgttcataaaaacccaaaaaatcgatccaaaccgaaaatcgaaccaaaccgataaAAAAAtccgatactttttaggtttagtttggttttggttttgaattttaaaaacgatcaaatttggtttggttttggttttaatcaaaaaaataaccgaaaaaatcgaaccaaaccgactatagaacacacacacacacacacacacacacacacacacacacacacacacacatatatatatatatatatatatatatatatatatatatatatatatatatatatatatatatatatatatatgatacagaaatataaattatatatatatatggtagctttttatataaagtttctaaaactttatggtacatattagtcatttatatttttagtctagttctttgctattataataatctaattctttgtttttatattctagtttgattggtaattaaattattcatcactatttgattcaattatcatcaatatatcttggtaaatgatagatttctcaaagagcaattggtttgattacgttgaaaatgtactcgccggaatatgtgtttgatagtgtgtatgtctcatatttaagaaaaaaccaataaataaCCAAAAAACCAACAAAAACCGATaaaaaccgaatcgataaaaaaccgacttaattggtttggtttggttccaatatttgaagaaccaacttacttggtttgatttctttttgggaaaaaccgatccaaaccgaaccatgaacacccctgaATCTATCTTTCCCTGTACATGTGATTAAGTCCTTCCTTTAAATAATTAGGATATTAATCTcggtataaaaatttaaaattgcaTTTATCCACTATTTGATTATTAATATTAGCTAATACTAGTATAAATTTTATACTAATGCACCATCCGCAataattctaagtcatgaacgaTCAAATAATGAAGTTCATAAAATATACATTAATACACCATCCGCAAAAACTGTAACTACACTATATTCGATTTTCTTCATTTAATAAACTAAGACAATAAAAGAACAATTCACTGTATTTGATTTATCCACTTTAATTTGTACAGTAAAAGGTTTCCTATACTTCCTATTTTCTATTCATGAATATCAAACAAGAACAAGTCACCCtaaaaccaaaaaaattaaatccaaattGCAAACCCCttcttttttgttcattttttttttcttttttttgtcaaccttttcttttaaaaggaaaaaaaaaaatcttcttttttttaaaactggAAATGAAGATGAAAAAAGAGTAATTTACTAAGACGTTACTTTAGACGCCACGGTTAATCATCTCCATGTATTGCTGCATAGACTGTTGTCTCTGTATTCTCATATCTTCATTGAACTTCTTAATAAACGCCTCCACTCGCCGATTCAACTCGTCGGCACTCGGCGACCGCTCTTTCAGCAGCTTCGTCGCCGACGGAGACGGCGAAGCGGGCGAGTCGTAGTTTGTTCGGTCCTTAAACGTCTCCGACTTAAGCACGTGCCTCTGCTGCTGCGGCGGCGGTTGAAAGGTGGTGGAATTCTCGTTTTCCTCCGTTGCGTCCACCTTCACGTGACGTCTGTGGTCTTGAAAGGTGTCTGATTTCTTCAGGTGTCTCGTGAGTGGCACGTGACGCCCCTCTGTTATCATCTTCCATGTGTTCTCTAATGTTTCTGGCTTTTTCGACCTCGCCACCCTCAGTGCCTTCAGCCCTGAAATTATCCATTTTTTTATTTCTGAATATTAGcttcaataaaaaataaaagttgcaAAGATAGATACTTTATCTGAATAAATGGATTGGAACAAGAGACCAAGGTTGCTAGTGTGACGTCGACGCGATTTTCAGATGACGCCATTTGCGGCGTTTGCTTTTTAAGGACGTTACGTTGTTGCAATAGATTTGAAATAATATCTATAGCTAACGAAATACTCCGTATGCATTTTTTCATATTACTTTTTACATAACTTTTAAATTTGATTTTATTCAACAAATTTGAATGAAGTTATATTTAAATATACAGCAAAAATTAAGTAGTTTAACTCCAGCCTCATTCACATAAAATGAAACGGAAATAGTATTGTAATTACTCTAGtaataataagaaaatattataaaaatatttgtatGACGAATTTTAAAGTGTCATGACTTCCAAAATAGTAAATGAGTAATAAactgtgtgtgtatttttcacGTACCTTCAGGACTCGTTTTCACAGGCGGTTTCCGGTTACCAAACCTAGAAGAAACCAGAGGTTTCTCCGTCGTCGCCTTCAGTAGAAGAAGTTCAGCTTCAGTTTCAGTTTCCGGCAACGGAGCCACAACAGATTTCAAAACCACAATTGCATCACTGTCAACAGGCTCATCATTCACACTTTCATCTTCAGGATTCATATCCACAACACTAGAGCCGTTCACCACCAACACCTGCGGTACGTTCACCGGCAGCGGCACGGCCGCCTCCAACACTTCCTTCACTTCACTTTGGACTGAATGAAGCTCCGACTGAGCAATCTCTATCAAATCTGACTGTGGAGGTGTTCTAGCAGTAATCAACGGCTGAAATTGATCGCTGGAGCTGGACTCCTTATGGTTCGAGGAACGAGAAGTGGCGGCGATGATGATGATAATTCCGTTGATCACAACGTAGAGGTACGGAGGTTTAAGCCAAGCTATAACCGCACTCCAAATAGTTGGGAGTTCGTAAAAAACAAATGGAATGGACGCTTTTAATAGCATCGCTAAGGAAACTGCACCAATTGATATTAGTACAACCTTAAGCGATAGAATTAAACTGTTCGTCGACGGCGCCATATATTTTAATTTCTCCGATAACCTTAAAGAAATTATTTGCTTTCCGGTGAGTGTTTTGAATTTTCAGGTGAGTGATTTAACTGTAAAGGAAGAGCAGATGAAGTGGATTGGTTATGGAAAAGTGCTTTGGGGGTTGAGGAGTATAAATAATCGTGGAGGCTCGGGGACGCGGTTTGTGGGCTATGAtgaaatctggaccgttgatagGGGGTAAAAGAGAGGTTTGATTCTGGGCTGAGCTGGATCAAGAGTTGCCACTTGTGAAGGATGAAGGCTGGCCCACGTGTTTGCTGATTTAcggtatttattaattattattatggatAAAGCAATTTGTTTTGTAATTTAATGGTTTGCAGTTAATTTTTCTAGAGATAACGAGCTTTTAGATATCTTGGGTTGAGCTCAAAGTAAAAATGATGTTggaaaatggaattatttatatttaaagactATCAGATCATTTTTTATGGACAA
Proteins encoded in this window:
- the LOC107794235 gene encoding uncharacterized protein LOC107794235, with product MAPSTNSLILSLKVVLISIGAVSLAMLLKASIPFVFYELPTIWSAVIAWLKPPYLYVVINGIIIIIAATSRSSNHKESSSSDQFQPLITARTPPQSDLIEIAQSELHSVQSEVKEVLEAAVPLPVNVPQVLVVNGSSVVDMNPEDESVNDEPVDSDAIVVLKSVVAPLPETETEAELLLLKATTEKPLVSSRFGNRKPPVKTSPEGLKALRVARSKKPETLENTWKMITEGRHVPLTRHLKKSDTFQDHRRHVKVDATEENENSTTFQPPPQQQRHVLKSETFKDRTNYDSPASPSPSATKLLKERSPSADELNRRVEAFIKKFNEDMRIQRQQSMQQYMEMINRGV